One region of Tachysurus vachellii isolate PV-2020 chromosome 11, HZAU_Pvac_v1, whole genome shotgun sequence genomic DNA includes:
- the calr gene encoding calreticulin, with translation MTTLCLLFMSLSLALLAAEPTVYFREQFEDGDAWKSRWLESTHKSDYGKFVLSAGKFYGDAEKDKGLQTSQDAHFYAISSRFEDFSNKDQPLVVQFTVKHEQSIDCGGGYIKLFPSSLKQEEMHGESTYNIMFGPDICGPGTKKVHVIFNYKGKNHLINKDIRCKDDEYTHLYTLIVNPDNTYEVKIDNKKVESGSLEDDWDFLPPKKIKDPEAKKPEDWDEQEKIDDPDDKKPEDWDEPETIPDPDAKKPDDWDEEMDGEWEPPMITNPDYKGEWKPKQIDNPAYKGKWVHPEIDNPEYTPDSEIYKYSSNGVIGLDLWQVKSGTIFDNFLITNDPKLAEKIADESWGATKDAEKKMKESQEEEERKKREEEDKKRSEEAKDEADEEEKDEEEDEEEEDDDDDEEDDEEGTDSNLKDEL, from the exons atgACAACGCTATGTTTGCTTTTCATGAGCTTATCGTTAGCCTTATTAGCTGCAGAACCGACCGTTTATTTCAGAGAGCAGTTTGAAGACGGGG ATGCTTGGAAAAGCCGATGGCTGGAATCCACCCACAAATCCGACTATGGCAAGTTTGTGCTGTCGGCTGGCAAATTTTATGGCGATGCAGAGAAAGACAAGG GCCTTCAGACCAGCCAGGATGCTCACTTTTATGCCATCTCATCTCGGTTTGAGGACTTCAGCAATAAGGACCAGCCACTGGTTGTGCAGTTCACAGTGAAACATGAGCAGAGCATAGACTGTGGAGGAGGCTACATTAAGCTTTTCCCATCAAGCCTCAAGCAAGAGGAAATGCATGGAGAGTCCACATACAATATAATGTTTG GTCCTGATATCTGTGGCCCTGGCACTAAAAAGGTTCATGTCATCTTCAATTATAAGGGCAAGAATCATTTGATCAACAAAGACATCAGGTGCAAG GATGATGAATACACCCACCTGTACACGCTAATTGTTAACCCAGACAACACATATGAGGTGAAGATCGACAATAAAAAAGTGGAGTCTGGATCTCTCGAGGATGATTGGGACTTTTTGCCCCCAAAGAAGATCAAGGATCCAGAAGCAAAGAAGCCTGAAGACTGGGATGAGCAGGAGAAGATTGATGACCCTGACGATAAAAAACCTGAG GACTGGGATGAGCCTGAAACCATTCCTGATCCTGATGCCAAAAAACCTGATGACTGGGATGAAGAGATGGATGGAGAATGGGAGCCTCCCATGATTACCAACCCTGACTACAAG GGTGAATGGAAACCAAAACAGATTGACAATCCTGCCTACAAAGGTAAATGGGTTCACCCTGAAATTGACAACCCTGAATACACTCCTGATTCTGAGATCTACAAATACAGCAGCAATGGAGTGATTGGACTGGACCTGTGGCAG GTGAAGTCTGGCACCATTTTTGACAACTTTCTCATTACCAATGACCCAAAACTGGCTGAAAAGATTGCTGATGAGTCTTGGGGTGCCACAAAG GATGctgaaaaaaagatgaaagagagtcaagaggaggaagagagaaagaaacgtGAAGAAGAGGACAAGAAAAGGAGTGAAGAGGCAAAGGATGAAGCtgatgaagaagagaaagatgaagaggaggacgaggaggaggaagatgatgacgatgatgaagaagatgacgAGGAAGGAACAGACTCTAATCTTAAGGATGAGTTGTAG